The following nucleotide sequence is from Syntrophales bacterium.
AAGATAATCATAGCAACCCGGGATTTGAATATAGGTTCTATTTCTAAGATTGAGCTTCTCATCTTGAAGGAATTGAGAGAAAAAAGAGTAAATACTGATGAGATCATAGGTTGGATCAAAACTCTGGAGGATAAATGGCCTACTCTGACACTTCCTGTTCTCGAGGGGAGAGTCTTACAGCAGGAATATAAAAGATAGCAAGGAGGATGTATTTTATGACAAAAGCAGAATTGATTGACAAGGTAGCAGAGAAAACGGACTTAACAAAAAAGGATGCTGCAGGGGCAGTAAATGCCGTTCTGGAAACAATTGAAGAAGTGCTGAAGAACGGTGACGGTATTGCATTATCCGGATTCGGAACTTTCAGTGTAAAGGAGAGGGCGGAAAGAAAAGGAAGGAACCCCCAGACTGGCGAGGCAATAACTATCCCGGCTGCAAAATCCGCAAAATTCAAGGCGGGGAAAAACCTGAAGAAGCTTTAAAGGCTTTATTTAGAAAATTACACAGGGCGGGTGCGGTCTGTTACTGGCTTCGCCTGCCCACGTCAATAAAAAATAGGCACAATTGTTCGGAGTATAGTCCGAACCAAATAATGTTTATTCGGAGTTGACATGTTTGAAGAAACCATTGTTGATCAGAATCCCCATTTGGGTGGTGAACAATGA
It contains:
- a CDS encoding HU family DNA-binding protein — protein: MTKAELIDKVAEKTDLTKKDAAGAVNAVLETIEEVLKNGDGIALSGFGTFSVKERAERKGRNPQTGEAITIPAAKSAKFKAGKNLKKL